The Enterobacter asburiae sequence AACCCCGAGCCGCTGCTCGATCTGCCGTGGCAGATCACCGCGGAACAGCTGAACATCAGCGACGGGCGCTGGAACTGGGATCTCTCCGGTATGCCAGCGAGCGGCCGGGTTTCCCTTCGCGCCGACAACTGGCAGCAGGGGCTGGAGAAAACCACCCTGACCGGACGTCTGAATGTGCTTACCCACGGCGATGCGGGGAAAGGCAACGCGGTACTGAATATTGGGCCCGGCAGGCTCAGCATGGAAAACAGCGACATGCCACTGCATCTCAGCGGCGAGGCGAAGCAAAACGATCTCATTCTTTACGCCAGATTGCCGGCAAAACTGACCGGCAGCCTGTATGAACCGCAGCTGGCCTTTGCGCCGGGCGCGCTGCTTCGCTCGCGCGGGCGCATCATTGACTCGCTAGATATCGATGAAATCCGCTGGCCGCTGGCGGGCGTGAAGCTCACGCAGAAGGGTGTCGACGGTCGTCTGCAGGCTATTCTGCGCGCCCATGAAAACGAGATGGGTGATTTTGAACTCCACCTGGACGGCCAGGCCAACGATTTTCTCCCTGACAACGGCCTGTGGCAGTGGCGCTACTGGGGCAAAGGGCATTTTACGCCAATGAATGCCCGCTGGGATGTCGCCGGGAAAGGCGAGTGGCGCGACAACCTCATTGAGCTGACGGCGCTTTCCACCGGTTTTGACAAGCTCCAGTACGGCACGATGGACGTCAGCAAGCCGCGCCTGGCGCTGGAGCAACCGGTGCGCTGGGTCCGCGATCCCGAAAAGCCTACCTTCAGCGGCGCGCTGTCGCTCAATGCCGGGCAAACCCGTTTCTCCGGCGGCAGCGTTTTGCCGCCGTCGGTCCTGACCTTCAGCGTCGACGGCACCGACCCGACCATTTTTCAGTTTAAGGGTAACCTGCATGCGGACGCCATCGGCCCGGTGCAGGTGAACGGTCGTTGGGATGGGGAGCGCCTTCGCGGACAGGCCTGGTGGCCGAAACAGTCGCTCACCGTCTTCCAGCCGCTGGTCCCGCCGGACTGGAAAATGACGCTGCGTGACGGGGAACTTTATGCGCAGGTTGCCTTCTCTGCGGCCCCCGATCAGGGCTTTGAGGCGGGCGGGCACGGCGTGCTGAAATCCGGTAGCGCCTGGATGCCGGATAACCAGATCAACGGCGTCGATTTTGTGCTGCCGTTCCGCTTCAGCGAGGGGACCTGGTCCCTGGGTACCCGCGGCCCGGTCACGTTACGCGTTGGCGAAGTGGAAAACCTGGTGACCGCGCGCAACATTACCGCAGACTTGCAGGGGGATTATCCCTGGACGGAGGACAACCCGCTGCTGCTCACCAACGTCAAGGTGGAAATGCTCGGCGGGAAAATCACCATGCAGCAGCTGCGGATGCCGCAGCACGATCCGGCCCTGCTGCGCGTGGACAATATCTCCTCAAGCGAGCTCATTAGCGCTGTCAACCCGAAGCAGTTTACCCTGTCGGGTCCAGTGAGCGGGGCGCTGCCGTTCTGGCTGGACAATGAAAAATGGATCATTAAAGATGGCTGGCTGACCAACCCTGGGCCAATGACGCTGCGCATCGACAAAGATACGGCAGACGCCATCGTGAAAGATAATATGGTCGCGGGCGCGGCGATTAACTGGCTCCGCTATATGGAGATCTCGCGGTCGTGGACGAGAATCAATTTAGATAACCTGGGTGAATTAACCATGCAGGCGACCATCAAAGGGACCAGCCGGGTGGACGGCAAAAGCAGCTCCGTCAATCTGAACTATACCCATGACGAGAATGTCTTTACCCTCTGGCGCAGCCTGCGTTTTGGAGACAACCTGCAAACCTGGTTTGAGCAACATGCGGTGATACCTGCTCCCCGCAGTTCGACCGGCAAGGAAAGTGAGGAACAACAATGAAAAAGATGGCTGGTGCGCTCACCGTTGCCGTTGCCGCGCTACTGACCGGCTGTACGCCGCGCATTGAAGTCGCTGCGCCAAAGGAGCCGATTACCATCAACATGAATGTCAAAATCGAACACGAGATCCATATTAAGGTCGATAAAGACGTTGAAACCCTGCTGAAATCGCGCAGCGATCTGTTCTGAGGACGCCATGAAACGAGTAGCTCTGCTTTTACTGGCACTGGGGATGAACGTGCAGGCGGCTGCGCTGACCTTAAACGATGCCCGCGCGCAGGGGCGCGTGGGGGAAACCCTGAGCGGTTATCTTGCTCCGATCCAGCAGGATGCCGAAACGCTGGAACTGGTAAATCGCATTAACGCGGCGCGCACGGAGAGCTATCAGAAGCTCGCCGACAGCAACAATTTACCGGTTGATGAAGTGG is a genomic window containing:
- a CDS encoding YdbH family protein; this translates as MKGKYKAAIAVLLLLILVPLTLLMTLAQWVPTLAGIWLPVGTRIAFEESPKLTRHALVIPDLRYLVEDCEIARINNVTLSHPSRWKLDVGSLDLNAVCLSKIPQSAPSTVAPKTLAQWQAVLPNTWLTIHRLTLSPWQQWQGELHASLTPSIQEIAYKGEQVSIKGTLRGQTLSVSQFNVQLPDQPQPIKLVGEFTLPLVPDGVPVKGHAVATFNVPQLTSLVDADLDWEDNQGQLVVMARDNPEPLLDLPWQITAEQLNISDGRWNWDLSGMPASGRVSLRADNWQQGLEKTTLTGRLNVLTHGDAGKGNAVLNIGPGRLSMENSDMPLHLSGEAKQNDLILYARLPAKLTGSLYEPQLAFAPGALLRSRGRIIDSLDIDEIRWPLAGVKLTQKGVDGRLQAILRAHENEMGDFELHLDGQANDFLPDNGLWQWRYWGKGHFTPMNARWDVAGKGEWRDNLIELTALSTGFDKLQYGTMDVSKPRLALEQPVRWVRDPEKPTFSGALSLNAGQTRFSGGSVLPPSVLTFSVDGTDPTIFQFKGNLHADAIGPVQVNGRWDGERLRGQAWWPKQSLTVFQPLVPPDWKMTLRDGELYAQVAFSAAPDQGFEAGGHGVLKSGSAWMPDNQINGVDFVLPFRFSEGTWSLGTRGPVTLRVGEVENLVTARNITADLQGDYPWTEDNPLLLTNVKVEMLGGKITMQQLRMPQHDPALLRVDNISSSELISAVNPKQFTLSGPVSGALPFWLDNEKWIIKDGWLTNPGPMTLRIDKDTADAIVKDNMVAGAAINWLRYMEISRSWTRINLDNLGELTMQATIKGTSRVDGKSSSVNLNYTHDENVFTLWRSLRFGDNLQTWFEQHAVIPAPRSSTGKESEEQQ
- a CDS encoding YnbE family lipoprotein, whose product is MKKMAGALTVAVAALLTGCTPRIEVAAPKEPITINMNVKIEHEIHIKVDKDVETLLKSRSDLF
- a CDS encoding YdbL family protein; amino-acid sequence: MKRVALLLLALGMNVQAAALTLNDARAQGRVGETLSGYLAPIQQDAETLELVNRINAARTESYQKLADSNNLPVDEVAKMAGQKLVARAQPGEYVKGINGKWLKK